A stretch of the Eretmochelys imbricata isolate rEreImb1 chromosome 15, rEreImb1.hap1, whole genome shotgun sequence genome encodes the following:
- the SELENOM gene encoding selenoprotein M: MRRLLLLLLLAPLRAYEPDWGKLQGLARGKVETCGGUWLSRLKEVKAFVTEDIPLYHNLVMKHLPGADPELVLLSFRYEELERIPLSDMSREEINQLVQELGFYRKEAPDAPVPEEFQLAPARPLPTLQTKEQGPGTPSPPAPAAKSKPPRKPDNQEHPDL; encoded by the exons atGCGccgcctgctcctgctcctgctgctggcgCCGCTGCGCGCCTACGAGCCGGActgggggaagctgcaggggctggCCCGGGGCAAGGTGGAG ACCTGCGGAGGATGATGGCTCAGCCGCCTGAAGGAG GTGAAGGCCTTTGTCACCGAGGACATCCCTCTGTA CCACAACCTGGTGATGAAGCATCTCCCCGGAGCCGACCCTGAGCTTGTGCTGCTCAGCTTCAGATACGAGGAGCTGGAA AGAATTCCCCTGAGTGACATGAGTCGGGAGGAGATTAACCAGCTGGTGCAGGAGCTGGGATTCTACCGCAAGGAGGCACCTGATGCCCCAGTGCCTGAGGAGTTCCAGCTCGCCCCAGCCAGGCCTCTGCCCACCCTGCAAACGAAGGAGCAGGGCCCTGGAACACCCTCCCCACCAGCTCCCGCAGCCAAGAGCAAGCCCCCCAGGAAGCCTGACAACCAGGAACACCCAGATCTATAG